A single Providencia manganoxydans DNA region contains:
- the rfbG gene encoding CDP-glucose 4,6-dehydratase, producing the protein MERFWENKTILITGANGFKGSWLSIWLSNLGVKVVGLSKHVDCTSNIFDNINNNILNFYGDINDDKLINFILSESNPDVIIHMAAQPLVLASYLDPHETMKTNVLGTNCLLKELYELKKQGLKTKVFLNVTTDKVYKNKEWIWGYRETDQLGGLDPYSCSKACSEMVTEMYARSFFKDLDISFSTVRAGNVVGGGDWSENRLIPDCIKSFVSDCDISIRFPNSIRPWQHVIEPLAGYMLLAESMYKTTIKFDSWNFGTNQSVTVKEVVDILFSLWKKNDLKAKVSPSLINESNLLKLDSHKSAYHLGWSNVFTINEVMRYTVEWYEAYFYKNQKSESITLEQLRLFSSKFNKESLIIN; encoded by the coding sequence ATGGAGAGGTTTTGGGAGAATAAAACCATTTTAATTACTGGTGCTAATGGCTTTAAAGGAAGTTGGTTGTCTATTTGGTTAAGTAATTTAGGTGTTAAAGTTGTAGGTTTAAGTAAACATGTCGATTGTACAAGCAATATTTTTGATAACATAAATAATAATATTTTAAATTTTTATGGAGATATCAATGATGATAAGTTAATAAACTTTATTTTAAGTGAAAGTAACCCTGATGTTATTATTCATATGGCGGCTCAGCCTTTAGTTTTGGCATCCTATTTAGATCCTCATGAAACAATGAAAACGAATGTGTTAGGTACAAACTGTTTGTTAAAGGAATTGTATGAACTTAAAAAGCAAGGTTTGAAGACAAAAGTTTTCTTGAACGTTACAACAGATAAAGTTTATAAAAATAAAGAATGGATATGGGGTTATAGGGAAACCGACCAATTAGGAGGGTTAGATCCGTATTCATGCAGTAAAGCTTGTTCTGAAATGGTAACCGAGATGTATGCAAGATCTTTTTTTAAAGATCTTGATATCAGCTTTTCAACAGTTAGAGCTGGGAATGTTGTTGGGGGAGGAGATTGGTCAGAAAATAGATTAATACCTGATTGTATCAAGTCATTTGTTAGTGATTGTGATATATCCATTAGGTTTCCTAATAGTATTCGACCTTGGCAACATGTTATTGAACCATTAGCTGGATATATGCTTTTAGCAGAATCAATGTATAAAACAACGATTAAATTTGATAGTTGGAATTTTGGAACAAATCAATCCGTTACTGTAAAAGAGGTTGTTGATATTTTATTTAGTTTATGGAAGAAAAATGACCTTAAAGCCAAAGTATCGCCATCACTTATCAATGAAAGTAATTTATTGAAATTAGATAGTCATAAGTCTGCTTATCATCTAGGTTGGAGTAATGTTTTCACTATTAATGAAGTGATGAGATATACCGTTGAATGGTATGAAGCATATTTTTATAAAAATCAAAAAAGTGAAAGTATAACCTTGGAACAATTAAGATTATTTTCTAGTAAATTCAATAAAGAATCATTAATTATAAATTAA
- a CDS encoding NAD-dependent epimerase/dehydratase family protein: MGTIIVTGSSGFIGGNLINFLNKKNIETVGISRRESPYNTNSFNIKYMDLTVDENIDLLYEIKNVSALIHCAGESTNDSNCLNTLYFNIKSTSLLLKYAIENNISKFIYLSSKKVLVDELYFDAYSLSKRICEDMIRYCNHKYSKNYHSLRLCNIYGRDKIITRIIPFIMECIISNKAIKTKSSLLEEIEFCSVDEVVNTIYLILIGEFKSSDVMSIKYEFKISILELKNILLKLVSIIDNDSNLEGLSAVEYKLFPIVEFYYYLFKNKDF, translated from the coding sequence ATGGGAACGATAATCGTTACAGGTAGTTCTGGTTTTATTGGTGGAAACCTAATTAACTTTTTAAATAAAAAAAACATTGAAACTGTTGGAATATCTAGGAGGGAATCTCCATATAATACAAATAGTTTTAACATTAAGTATATGGATTTAACAGTAGATGAAAATATAGATTTATTATACGAAATAAAAAATGTGTCTGCCTTAATTCATTGTGCTGGAGAGTCTACAAACGATAGTAATTGTCTTAATACTCTTTATTTTAATATTAAATCAACATCATTACTATTAAAATATGCAATAGAAAATAATATATCTAAATTTATTTACTTATCAAGCAAAAAGGTTTTAGTTGATGAGCTTTATTTTGATGCATATTCTTTAAGTAAGCGAATTTGTGAGGACATGATCCGCTATTGTAATCATAAATATAGTAAGAACTATCATTCCTTAAGGTTATGCAACATATATGGAAGAGATAAGATTATAACTAGAATAATACCATTTATAATGGAGTGTATAATAAGTAATAAAGCGATCAAAACTAAATCATCATTATTAGAAGAAATTGAGTTTTGTTCTGTTGATGAGGTAGTTAATACTATCTATCTTATCTTAATAGGTGAATTTAAATCTAGTGATGTGATGAGTATTAAATATGAATTTAAAATTTCAATATTAGAATTGAAAAATATTTTATTAAAATTAGTGTCTATCATTGATAATGATTCTAATTTAGAGGGGTTATCAGCGGTTGAGTATAAATTATTTCCAATAGTTGAGTTCTATTATTATTTATTTAAAAATAAGGATTTTTAA
- a CDS encoding helix-turn-helix transcriptional regulator produces MINASNYFDNLNLSQAVDKVLFCIKTKGPISTAVIAKDLNMTGEAARQHIQKLSALGLVEGVQCTSQLGAGRPRQNWVLTELGHQRFPDTHAQLTLQLIDSVKNIFGGEGLEKLITQREKEMKDKYLSRCGGLSFVEKLRMLADVRSEEGYMARVEQDGNSWLFIENHCPICAAATACQNFCRSELKLFQEVMGKDVTIEREQYLLDGAGRCVYRVQKIG; encoded by the coding sequence ATGATTAATGCAAGTAATTACTTTGATAATTTAAACCTTAGCCAAGCGGTAGATAAGGTGCTGTTTTGTATTAAAACTAAAGGCCCTATATCAACCGCAGTGATAGCAAAAGATCTCAATATGACTGGTGAAGCTGCTCGCCAGCACATTCAAAAATTGTCTGCACTAGGCTTGGTTGAAGGTGTTCAGTGTACTTCACAGTTAGGTGCGGGAAGACCTAGACAAAATTGGGTATTAACTGAATTAGGCCATCAACGTTTTCCTGACACTCATGCTCAATTGACTTTGCAATTAATTGATTCTGTAAAAAATATTTTTGGTGGTGAAGGTTTAGAAAAATTGATCACCCAGCGCGAGAAAGAGATGAAAGATAAATACCTCTCTCGGTGTGGGGGATTATCTTTTGTTGAAAAATTACGAATGTTAGCCGATGTTCGTAGCGAAGAAGGGTATATGGCTAGAGTTGAACAAGATGGCAATAGTTGGCTGTTTATTGAAAATCATTGTCCTATCTGTGCAGCAGCAACAGCCTGTCAAAATTTTTGTCGTTCAGAATTAAAATTATTTCAAGAGGTTATGGGAAAAGACGTCACTATTGAAAGAGAACAGTATTTACTAGATGGTGCGGGTCGTTGTGTTTATCGAGTCCAAAAGATTGGATAA
- a CDS encoding sugar phosphate nucleotidyltransferase encodes MKCIILCGGKGMRMGGDVSPLPKPLVKVKDESLILHIIKIYLKYGVNDFILPLGYKGDLIKEYFVNLKWKINDFKLTMKNNVIEIYNDNLDFNIHFIDTGLNSQTGYRINQCRKLVNNEDFLLTYSDGLSDISIDKLINHHKKENKIVTVTGVNRESQFGVLDVENKLVTSFKEKEKSEEIINGGFFCCKFDVFNYLTDSKDCIFEDLPLKKLAKDNQLSVYHHKGFWKCIDTQKDLSDINNLSKSLWER; translated from the coding sequence ATGAAATGTATTATTTTATGTGGTGGTAAAGGTATGAGAATGGGAGGTGATGTGTCTCCATTACCCAAACCATTAGTGAAAGTAAAAGATGAAAGCCTAATATTACATATAATAAAAATATATTTAAAGTATGGTGTGAATGATTTTATTCTCCCTCTAGGCTATAAGGGTGATTTGATTAAAGAATATTTTGTTAATTTAAAATGGAAAATTAATGATTTTAAATTAACAATGAAAAATAATGTAATTGAGATTTATAATGATAATCTTGATTTTAATATTCATTTTATCGATACAGGGTTAAACTCACAAACAGGGTATAGAATAAACCAGTGTAGAAAATTAGTTAATAATGAGGATTTTTTACTGACTTACAGTGATGGATTAAGTGATATAAGTATTGATAAGTTGATAAATCATCATAAAAAAGAAAATAAAATAGTTACAGTTACTGGAGTTAATAGAGAAAGCCAATTTGGTGTTTTAGACGTTGAAAATAAATTGGTTACGTCATTTAAAGAGAAAGAAAAGAGTGAAGAGATTATTAATGGTGGTTTCTTTTGTTGTAAGTTTGATGTTTTTAATTATTTAACTGACTCTAAAGATTGTATTTTTGAAGACTTACCGTTAAAAAAACTAGCAAAAGATAATCAACTATCTGTTTATCATCATAAAGGTTTTTGGAAATGTATTGATACACAGAAAGATTTATCGGATATTAATAACTTATCGAAATCTTTATGGGAACGATAA
- a CDS encoding DNA repair ATPase has protein sequence MSIQDTDHEQEILDSAVAQGGAYEILRKRLTEQGQQLHQKAAQLNDSRLQEFGQSQMDIIGRIRIRTENNCQARDIVRVGDWLLFGYNVFLGLKRETHLEDVFSLYRLIDNQGDFDVEAVPYEGTFLSDTRFVQDFTELYTYYKNTQLLQLVERDGKLLASFQIGDRISDVRVFRWSISSDKSKIDYIDNRGERDIALPPAYDFEWVKTTREDTVNGRFPHINILDTVFVETIGGDLTIKCENNTEDGLGIYREAVLDKNQSLDDAQIEYAQTGSLILLKILPYREESWRYLVYNTLTQTVQRIDAIGQACVQLPEDHGIIFPGGYYLQNGEYKTFDQPMDGMRFRRLRRSPNGEDVLYVFYSPNQGRIALFNYNLIERKLAIPLIGHGYAMLEDGKMVLFEGEGDEATRVHPMQVWQTPFYTEEFADQQPARGGFFGKIGNADLVRGISEILHIAKEIEGNQVSVARYEQLSQQPKNLLDIYYWFNDEQCLGIGKLLKEITQTSELVLDEYEKVESIRQQSAKSMSEAISRQKSLLSLTLPESWNDIQQFVDGLNALSAQRGHLISLREFRYMDLTKLGQMEEEITQTQQQVSQATAAFLASDKALQPFKTQLAAFEEQMEGAQNSAQLDIPMNGMETMSNDLDMLSNLMASLKFEDVTQQTHIIDAISQIYAQLNQSRARLQQKRKSQSSVETVAQFGAQFRLFSQGITNALSLSTDPERCDDQLSRLLVQLEELESQFSNHDQFLDDILAKREELLETFESHKQALLDDRQRRSQNLQTAAERLLESLQRRTLRLQSQDELNAFFASDPLAAKTREIIEKLREINDNVKADDIDAKLKAARDQAIRTLRDKTDIFEDGGNIIKLGPRHRFSVNTQELDLTILPKENQLWLYLTGTDFQEPIDNPQLADLQPYWSATLESESESVYRAEYLAYSIIYAASKRQDGLDYNMLKSALSVPEKLDKIVRDFAAPRYKEGYEKGIHDHDAIAILKKLIPVGESADLLRYNPTARAIAAIFWEQAQTNAYPALWPERARTAMNIQQLFHNDDALLDLQAEIEADISLFLQKHPIACEGYQQTQAAEYLSFALARSPIDLIYSKYARDLVSALQSRLEDAHMWIDFNRSQQNLSDRYAQRWALIQNWLQGLCSIAEFAHLTPYIPGAIAIIILDKAASARYSEADLYFKVNGLLGEHPTIENQTLSLSLDNYFSRMRRQRKQFIPAFREYQSLRQRIVAEERRRLKLHEFKARPLSSFVRNKLINDVYLPIIGDNMAKQIGALGEGKRTDLMGLLLMISPPGYGKTTLMEYVADRLGLIFMKVNGPALGHDVLSLDPAQAPNATARQELEKLNLALEMGNNVMLYVDDIQHTHPEFLQKFISLCDGTRRIEGVWKGQTKTYDMRGKKFCVVMAGNPYTESGEVFRIPDMLANRADIYNLGEVLGGMDEAFALSYIENSLTSNPVLAPLALRDLNDLYLLVDKAMGKSVSTNTLSYPYSDAEISEIVAVISHLLTLRDVVLKVNQQYIASAAQSDKYRTEPAFRLQGSYRNMNKLSEKVSSVMNAEELERLLDDHYLGEAQLLTTGAEENLLKLAEIRGVLTEQEASRWQQIKRDFMRNKALGGDNADVGDRVVAQLADLVESVQALGQQ, from the coding sequence ATGTCAATTCAGGATACGGATCACGAACAGGAAATACTGGATAGTGCTGTTGCACAAGGTGGTGCTTATGAAATATTACGCAAGCGCCTTACCGAGCAAGGGCAACAGCTTCATCAAAAAGCCGCGCAGCTCAATGACAGTCGCTTGCAAGAGTTCGGCCAAAGTCAAATGGACATTATTGGTCGTATCCGTATTCGCACAGAAAATAACTGCCAAGCAAGAGATATTGTCCGTGTCGGTGATTGGTTGTTATTTGGCTATAACGTTTTCCTTGGCTTAAAACGAGAAACACATCTTGAAGATGTGTTTTCTTTGTATCGTTTGATTGATAATCAAGGCGACTTCGATGTTGAAGCCGTGCCTTATGAAGGCACCTTTCTCAGTGATACCCGCTTTGTTCAAGACTTCACCGAATTATATACCTACTATAAGAATACCCAATTATTACAGCTGGTTGAACGTGATGGTAAGCTATTAGCTAGCTTCCAAATCGGTGATCGTATTAGCGACGTACGTGTGTTCCGTTGGTCTATTTCCAGTGATAAAAGTAAAATAGATTATATTGATAACCGCGGTGAACGCGATATTGCCCTTCCTCCTGCTTATGATTTTGAATGGGTTAAAACGACACGTGAAGACACGGTAAATGGTCGTTTTCCCCATATCAATATTTTAGATACCGTTTTTGTTGAAACTATCGGTGGCGATCTCACTATCAAGTGTGAAAATAATACCGAAGATGGATTGGGGATTTATCGTGAAGCAGTTCTCGATAAAAACCAATCACTTGATGATGCACAAATCGAGTATGCGCAAACAGGTAGTTTGATCCTCCTTAAAATCTTACCTTATCGAGAGGAAAGTTGGCGTTATTTGGTTTACAACACGCTCACTCAAACAGTTCAACGCATTGATGCCATTGGCCAAGCTTGTGTGCAATTACCTGAAGATCACGGCATTATTTTCCCCGGTGGCTATTATCTACAAAATGGTGAATATAAAACCTTCGACCAACCGATGGATGGCATGCGTTTTCGTCGTCTCCGTCGTTCACCTAATGGTGAAGATGTCCTATATGTATTCTATTCACCAAATCAAGGCCGCATCGCCCTATTTAACTACAACTTAATTGAGCGAAAACTGGCTATTCCGTTGATCGGCCATGGTTATGCCATGCTCGAAGATGGCAAGATGGTGCTATTTGAAGGTGAAGGTGACGAAGCAACTCGTGTTCATCCAATGCAAGTATGGCAAACACCTTTTTATACTGAGGAATTCGCGGATCAACAACCTGCTCGAGGCGGCTTTTTCGGCAAAATTGGTAATGCTGATTTGGTACGTGGTATCTCTGAAATATTGCATATCGCCAAAGAGATTGAAGGCAATCAAGTATCCGTTGCTCGCTATGAACAACTTAGCCAACAACCCAAGAATCTATTAGATATCTATTACTGGTTCAATGATGAACAGTGTTTAGGTATTGGTAAATTACTCAAAGAAATCACACAAACCAGTGAGTTGGTGTTAGACGAATATGAAAAAGTAGAAAGTATTCGCCAACAATCTGCGAAATCAATGAGTGAAGCGATTAGCCGCCAAAAATCATTACTTTCACTAACTCTACCCGAGAGTTGGAATGATATTCAACAATTTGTTGATGGACTAAATGCACTCAGTGCACAACGCGGTCATCTTATTTCCTTACGCGAATTCCGTTATATGGATTTGACCAAACTAGGTCAAATGGAAGAAGAGATCACTCAAACTCAGCAACAAGTTTCCCAAGCAACCGCGGCATTTCTTGCGAGTGATAAAGCACTACAACCGTTTAAAACACAGTTAGCCGCCTTTGAAGAACAGATGGAAGGCGCACAAAATAGCGCTCAGCTCGACATTCCTATGAATGGAATGGAAACCATGTCTAACGATTTAGACATGCTATCAAATTTAATGGCATCACTAAAATTCGAGGATGTGACACAACAAACTCATATCATTGATGCTATTTCACAGATTTATGCGCAATTAAACCAGTCAAGAGCACGCTTACAACAAAAACGTAAATCACAAAGTAGCGTCGAAACGGTTGCCCAATTTGGCGCACAATTTCGCTTATTTAGCCAAGGCATCACTAATGCTTTATCACTTTCGACCGACCCTGAACGTTGTGATGACCAATTATCGCGGCTGTTAGTACAATTAGAAGAACTCGAAAGCCAATTCAGCAACCATGATCAATTTCTCGATGACATTTTAGCCAAACGTGAAGAGCTATTAGAGACTTTTGAATCACATAAACAGGCACTACTGGATGACCGTCAACGCCGTTCCCAAAACTTACAAACAGCAGCAGAACGGTTGTTAGAAAGCTTACAGCGCCGTACTTTACGCCTACAATCGCAAGATGAATTGAATGCTTTTTTTGCCTCAGATCCATTAGCAGCAAAAACTCGTGAAATCATTGAAAAATTAAGAGAAATCAATGATAACGTTAAAGCCGATGATATCGATGCTAAATTGAAAGCAGCGCGCGACCAAGCAATTCGTACATTACGCGATAAAACAGACATCTTTGAAGATGGTGGCAACATTATTAAATTGGGGCCTCGCCATCGCTTTAGCGTAAATACCCAAGAGCTAGACTTAACCATCCTGCCAAAAGAAAACCAGCTATGGTTATATCTGACCGGTACTGATTTCCAAGAGCCAATCGACAACCCACAATTAGCAGATTTACAACCCTATTGGTCAGCCACATTAGAATCTGAGTCAGAAAGCGTTTACCGTGCAGAGTATTTGGCTTACTCAATCATTTATGCAGCCAGTAAACGTCAAGATGGCCTTGACTACAATATGCTGAAATCCGCATTATCCGTGCCTGAAAAACTGGATAAAATTGTGCGTGATTTTGCCGCTCCTCGCTATAAAGAGGGTTATGAAAAAGGTATCCATGACCATGATGCCATTGCCATTTTGAAAAAATTGATCCCTGTTGGTGAAAGTGCAGATTTACTACGTTATAACCCAACAGCACGAGCAATTGCGGCCATTTTCTGGGAACAAGCACAAACAAACGCATATCCGGCACTATGGCCTGAGCGCGCTCGAACAGCAATGAATATCCAACAACTATTCCACAATGACGATGCCTTACTTGATTTGCAGGCAGAAATCGAAGCGGATATTAGCCTTTTCCTACAAAAGCACCCGATAGCATGTGAAGGTTATCAACAAACCCAAGCTGCTGAATACCTTAGCTTTGCTTTGGCGCGTAGCCCAATCGACCTTATATACAGTAAATATGCACGGGATCTTGTTTCTGCGCTACAAAGCAGATTAGAAGACGCACATATGTGGATTGATTTTAACCGCTCACAGCAAAATCTATCGGATCGCTATGCACAACGTTGGGCATTAATCCAAAATTGGTTACAAGGGCTGTGCTCTATTGCTGAATTTGCCCATTTGACGCCATACATTCCAGGTGCAATTGCGATCATTATTTTAGATAAAGCCGCTTCAGCACGTTACAGTGAAGCAGACCTTTACTTCAAAGTGAATGGCTTGCTCGGTGAGCACCCAACAATAGAAAATCAAACACTTTCACTGAGTTTAGATAACTATTTCAGCCGCATGCGTCGTCAACGCAAACAATTTATCCCCGCTTTCCGTGAGTATCAATCATTACGTCAGCGTATCGTAGCAGAAGAGCGACGTCGTTTGAAACTCCACGAGTTCAAAGCACGGCCTCTAAGTTCTTTTGTGCGTAACAAATTGATTAACGATGTTTACTTACCGATCATCGGTGACAACATGGCGAAACAAATCGGTGCACTAGGTGAAGGTAAACGCACCGATTTAATGGGACTGTTGCTGATGATTTCACCACCGGGCTACGGTAAGACAACATTAATGGAATATGTTGCCGACCGCTTAGGCCTGATCTTCATGAAGGTCAATGGCCCCGCATTAGGGCATGACGTCCTCTCTCTCGATCCAGCTCAAGCCCCCAATGCAACCGCAAGGCAAGAACTTGAAAAACTCAATTTAGCCTTAGAGATGGGGAATAATGTCATGCTGTATGTTGATGATATTCAACATACTCATCCTGAGTTTTTACAGAAATTTATTTCATTGTGTGATGGAACAAGGCGTATAGAAGGTGTTTGGAAAGGGCAAACCAAAACATACGATATGCGCGGTAAAAAATTCTGCGTCGTCATGGCAGGTAACCCATATACCGAATCAGGCGAGGTTTTCCGCATTCCTGATATGTTAGCTAACCGTGCAGATATCTATAACTTAGGGGAAGTGCTCGGTGGTATGGATGAAGCATTTGCATTAAGTTATATCGAAAATAGCCTGACCTCTAACCCAGTACTTGCTCCTCTTGCATTACGTGATTTAAATGACCTTTACCTGCTCGTTGATAAAGCGATGGGTAAATCAGTCTCGACTAATACCTTGAGTTACCCATACTCAGATGCAGAAATCAGTGAAATCGTTGCAGTTATTAGCCATTTGCTCACGCTACGCGATGTGGTATTAAAAGTTAACCAACAATATATCGCAAGCGCTGCACAGTCCGATAAATACCGTACTGAGCCTGCATTCCGTCTACAAGGCAGTTATCGTAATATGAATAAATTAAGCGAAAAAGTGTCTTCAGTGATGAATGCAGAAGAGCTAGAGCGTTTATTAGATGATCACTACCTTGGGGAAGCACAGCTACTCACAACAGGCGCAGAAGAGAACTTACTAAAACTCGCGGAAATTCGTGGTGTACTAACCGAGCAAGAAGCGTCACGTTGGCAGCAAATTAAGCGTGATTTCATGCGAAATAAAGCGCTTGGTGGTGACAATGCTGACGTAGGTGATCGTGTTGTTGCGCAGTTAGCCGATCTAGTCGAAAGCGTACAAGCACTTGGTCAGCAGTGA
- a CDS encoding rhomboid family intramembrane serine protease, producing MKPWLSQRIKLLVILSGLLILIQIINSLTGALTHFGIIPRRFDGLIGIVFAPFIHGSWGHLLSNLPPLLVLSALLLHGRIRDYIYASMFIIMTSGLAVWLVGRYAVHVGASGWIFGLWGLLIAQGFFRRQISDIAIAIIVLFYFGAMAAGLLPVHEYISTESHIAGALSGCFYAWWINHKKNKRNISTKH from the coding sequence ATGAAACCATGGTTAAGCCAACGTATTAAATTATTGGTTATTCTGTCGGGGCTATTAATTTTAATCCAAATTATTAATAGCCTAACAGGTGCATTAACGCATTTTGGGATCATACCCAGACGTTTCGATGGGTTAATCGGCATTGTGTTTGCCCCCTTTATCCACGGTAGTTGGGGCCATTTACTGAGTAACCTCCCACCTTTACTGGTTTTAAGCGCATTACTCCTTCATGGCCGAATCCGTGATTATATATACGCCTCTATGTTTATTATTATGACTAGTGGTTTAGCTGTCTGGCTAGTAGGCCGCTATGCGGTGCATGTAGGAGCCAGTGGTTGGATTTTTGGCCTTTGGGGACTGCTTATTGCACAAGGTTTTTTTCGCCGCCAAATATCTGATATAGCCATTGCAATCATCGTATTGTTTTACTTTGGTGCAATGGCCGCAGGGCTATTACCTGTACATGAATATATTTCAACTGAATCACATATCGCAGGTGCATTATCTGGTTGCTTTTATGCATGGTGGATCAACCACAAAAAAAATAAAAGAAATATATCTACAAAACACTAA
- a CDS encoding putative nucleotide-diphospho-sugar transferase gives MNNWAIISSKMRVYQALVLIDSIIKNGDKSNIYVLSMDDESYEIISSFTQSYANVFILKEENIINDNIRDLKNTRHYFSYCWTLKSIFCMFILDLINEHDCVTYTDSDLFFMGNASSYLSSKDYSVFFTFEEQFLPKNKHDKKKEYNNIKSIVGDFNSGFISFKKDAKGKQILSWWQNKCIESCDVNDVTFGDQKYLNEVPSLFDNVFYEPSTVINIGPWNVLKREWKRRNNDVFLVKIKRWFIISQDLK, from the coding sequence ATGAATAATTGGGCAATAATTTCATCAAAAATGAGAGTTTACCAAGCCCTTGTTTTAATCGATTCAATAATAAAGAATGGTGATAAATCAAATATTTATGTTTTATCTATGGATGATGAATCCTATGAGATAATTTCTTCTTTTACTCAGAGCTATGCCAATGTTTTTATCTTAAAAGAAGAGAATATTATTAATGATAATATTCGTGATCTTAAAAATACGCGCCATTATTTTTCATATTGTTGGACATTGAAATCGATATTTTGTATGTTCATACTCGATTTAATAAATGAACATGATTGTGTTACATACACAGATTCAGATCTCTTTTTTATGGGTAATGCTTCCAGTTATTTATCTTCAAAAGATTATTCTGTGTTTTTTACTTTTGAAGAGCAGTTTTTACCTAAAAACAAACACGATAAAAAGAAAGAATATAATAATATAAAAAGTATAGTAGGTGATTTTAATAGTGGTTTCATTAGTTTTAAAAAAGATGCTAAAGGTAAACAGATTTTATCTTGGTGGCAAAATAAATGTATTGAAAGTTGTGATGTCAATGATGTGACGTTTGGCGATCAAAAGTATTTGAATGAAGTACCTTCACTATTTGATAATGTATTTTATGAACCATCAACAGTGATAAACATAGGTCCTTGGAATGTATTAAAAAGAGAGTGGAAACGTAGAAATAATGATGTTTTTTTGGTGAAAATAAAGCGCTGGTTTATCATTTCTCAGGATTTAAAATAA